The nucleotide sequence CGCGCGCCCAATGAGAAGATCGCATCCAACGAACGCACAGAATCCAAACCAACGAACACCAAGAACCCTTGGATAAACATCAAACAAACACGCACGCACACGATCTGATACGATGCAATTTGCAATAACGTATTTAACATCACTGAAccaaaaaaacataaacataaaacaaaacaaaaaaaacctgaagaaagaaagaaccttaaaaagttgaaaattcaataaataataaaatatacgcagaattaaaaactgaaaaggcCCCGTTTAACATGAAAGTAGCATCAATCGTCTGAATTTTAATAAAAGacaaaaaatttagaaatagaaaaaagtgagagaaaaagaaaattatggaagGTGGTGGAATTAGAATTAGAGCGAGGAGGGAATACTGTTGTTGTTTTAAAAAACATGTTCCTCGTCCTGATTTTCCCTTTTCCTATTTTTcgatattattaatattattcattgtttttgtttttgtttttgatgtTAATGTTTGTTGCTGTGTTTTCTTTTCAATCCCCGTAAAAAATTCAACATTTATTATTCCAAAATGTTTATTCTTCGTATTCTTAATATTCCATCATGATAATTCTACGCCTCTCTTTCTTCtcgatctcttcttccttgaCTGTTACGGTATTttgtttttagagagagaaagaacgaacgagagttttagagagagagagagaaaaaggagaaggaaatcggATTCTTTACGAAGACCCAGTTTTTTATGACAATTCGGGGATTAGGGTTTCGAAGTTTGAAGGTTTGAGGGATTGAAAGGCGGAAGATTTGGGTGGAATCCCAGATCTCGGTCTCGATTTCAATGGAGGCGGCGTCGGAGGGAGAAAATCAGAATAAAAATCATGAGAGCAATAGTAAACTTAACAATTCCAGTGAGGGGCAGAGCAAGCCCAAGCGCCAGATGAAGACCCCCTTTCAGCTCGAAACCCTTGAGAAAGCATATGCATGTAAGTTTGATttctcgattttttttttttttgtaatgtttGTTTTGGATTCTGTGGAAattgaagttttatttttttatttttgtgttttgatcaGTGGAGACCTACCCGTCGGAGGCGATTAGGGCTGAGCTATCGGAAAAATTAGGGCTTTCCGATCGGCAGTTGCAGATGTGGTTCTGTCACAGAAGGCTGAAGGACAAGAAGGAAGGGGGTCCACCGAAGAAGCAGCGGAAATTGGTAGCCGCTTTGCCTGAGCCCCCCATTGATGATTTGGCTCATGGGTCAGAGCCGGGTAGTGATTATGGGTCCGGTTCAGGCTCCGGGTCAAGCCCCTTTGGTCACGCGGAGTTGCGGAATGTGGTGGCTAGGGGTGTGGCTGATGACATTCCAATGAGGGGGAGGAGGTATTATGAGTCGCCACAGTCGATCTTGGAGCTCAGGGCCATTGCTTGTGTGGAAGCTCAATTGGGAGAGCCATTGAGGGAAGATGGCCCGCTTCTCGGGATAGAGTTTGATCCTTTGCCGCCCGATGCATTTGGGGCACCTCTAGGTATAATTACTGGGTTGCCTTATTGATTTTACAGGTCAATTGAGCAATGCCTTGTACTTGACTTATGTGGGATTGGATTGCAACATTATTCAGAGAATTTTGTGCATATTATTGTTTAGTGAGTTAATGTTGGGTCTGTTTTTATCAGTGTATATTTGTATTTTGTGCTCCCTTCCATAAGATAAACAGAAACTATTTTCATGACTTTCTTTTTGCCATGTTTAAATGTGTCAATAGGTGTGCTTTATTTCAGCAATCATGCGCTTTGCAAGTTTTCCGACATTCAGATCACACTTGCTACTCAGTTCACCAGTTTTTTCTGATAATTAAGATTACTAGTTGGTTTGTCATCGGTTTCTAGTGTGGTTTAACATTCTCATTTGCTTTGAAGGCTTTATGCTTCATGGTAGTTCAGTAAAAAACTTGAGTTTCAAATTTCTCATCTTGTGGTGGTCTAAAAATATGGACTACTACCCAAATTAAAATGTGAAAATATATGCTTTAGTGATTGATTAAAGCCACATTATTACCCTAGCATATTATTTTCTGTTATTGGAATGATTTTTGTATGCAATTAGGTTTCATGCTAACCCTTTTGATTCTTTACTTGGTGAAGCAGTTGCGGAGCAGCATAAGCGGTCTGCCCATGCTTTGGAGGGCAAATATGAGCGTCATGATGCAAAACCAATTAAAgtctgtttctttttctttgataaatctattattttttatacaccATATGATGGCATGTGCAGTATGGATAACATCTACTATATAAGATGCTGGTGAACCGTTAAGTGGTATACATGTACTGCTTTTTTCATTAGCATGTGTCAacctttaaaacttaaaaccacAAGATAATGTTGTGGGGAGTCGAACAAACATAGGGTAGGTGGTATTCTTTTGCAGTTCTCACTTGAGTATCGTTCGATGACTTCAGCAGTATCTAGAGTTTCCTTGCCAGTTTAGAACTCTAATTCGATTGAACTGGCTTCAAGAAGTCTGAGTTTGAAATCTTAGCAAGAGTATTTGCATCTTTGTCCAAATCTTCGTAACTTAATTTTATAAGGGTGATTTAAAATTGGGTTTAGTTGCATGACTGGTAACAAAACAACTCATTATTCGCTGTCTGGatactctctccctccctccctctctctctctctctctctctctctcattcccttTTGCTTCCTGTTGTGGGATCTAATGcatttgaattgattttgtaCTGTTGGTACTCTTTATCTTTTTCTAATGCATGTAATTTTGGATGTTTTATGTATCCTCAATTTCTTTTGGATGAATCATTGAATTAGAATGAGTTTTCATCTCAGGCTACGCCAAGGGCTATCCATGAATATCCCTTTCTTCAAGATCACTCCAGTATTCGGTCTGATGCATACGGACAAGTCTCTCAATCTCATTTTCACGATTCAGCAATTGATGGCCCAACTGCAAGAACTTCGTCATTTGCTGTTGGAAATGAGCCATTGTCAAGGGTTCATGGTGTCCATGGTCATGCGTCACGTGTTCGTCTTCTGTCTCAGCAGGAGAGGCAAGTAGTGCCCTACACATCTCCTGTTGATGATGGCAGTGTAGCacaaagggactccttcactaaCGTGAGGGTAAATACTCAGTTTAGTGATCCCCCTGTTGTTGCACCTGCGCTGGAAAACTCTAATGTATTATCTGAAGGTCAAATTAATGACTCTATTCTGAGAATGGAGAGGAAACGCAAGGTATACTTGTGCAGTTAACTTTAGTATAATAGTATATTTTCTCAACCAAGGACTTAACCAGTTGCACCTTGTAGAGTGAAGAAGCGAGAATCGCTAAAGAAGTTGAAGCTCATGAGTTGCGGATCCGGAAGGAGCTGGAGAAACAAGATATTCTGAGGAGAAAGGTTCTATTTTTAAGTCCTAAACAATTGTTTCTGAAGCATAGCAATTCGTATGctgatattttgatttttctgttTATAGAATGAGGAACGAATGAGGAAGGAAATGGAAAAACAAGACCGTGAGAGacgaaaagaagaagagaggttGATGCGTGAGAGGCAACGCGAGGAAGAGAGATTAAAGCGTGAGCAAAAACGTGAAATTGAACGAAGGGAAAAGTTTTTACAGAAAGAATATATAAGAGTAAGTTCGAGGTCCTACAAATGTAATGCATATGTGATGTATCTTTGATTTTTCAGCATAGAATAATAGATTCTTAACCCCTCTGGGTTTATCTTGTAGGCTGAGAAAAGGAGGCAGAAGGAAGAGCTTCGCAAAGAGAGAGAGGTAGTGAAACGCAAAGCTGCACTTGAGAAGGCGACTGCACGCAGGCTTGCTAAAGAGTCTATGGAGCTTATTGAGGATGAACAACTAGAATTAATGGAGTTGGCTGCTACAAGCAAGGGTTTATCCTCCATTATTTGTATTGATCTTGACACCCTGCAAAACCTTGATGCATTCAGAGGTAGGCGTTGCTTGGTAACATGAATCCTTCTATTAACCCTTAACATGGCTGCTTGAAGTACCTAAGTATATCTTCTAGCCCTTTATAGTAAATCCATCTGATCTACCATGCTATTTTGTATCCTTCCAATTGTTGTACTGCTCTGGCACTTATTCTGAGAATTTTGAAGTTAAATCTTTTGAATCTCCTTAAATTCAGTGAAATAAGCTTGATGCTGACAGATTTAGGACTTTTGATGTACTAAATTgagcaaaaaataaataaaattcagtgCGCTGATAACTTATGAATATTTAATCGACCTGAAACCACCCACAAGTATTCATAAAATATTTAATAGTGTACTTGCGCATCTCATTATTGTCTGTCTCTATAAAATAATTCAATGACGCGTTTTTTTGTGGTTCAGATTCTTTGGTTGCATTCCCACCTAGGTCTGTGCAGTTAAAAAGACCATTTACAATTCAGCCATGGATCAATTCAGAGGCGAATATTGGTAACCTTCTCATGGTGcgttcttcctttttcttattATATGAGCTATTAAAAGTACCATATATGCTGATATTAACTATTCTTGTACGATTTATGGGTACAGTATTTCTTGTGCACACAGCATAGTCAGTAATATCAATGGTCCAGCCTCTGGCTATTGCGATAGTCTCACTGTACTTCTCTTACTACTTGGTCTTGAATGTGTTTCCTAGTTGTGGTAAAATGATGACATGCTTTTATTCTTTAGGTTTCATGGACCTATAACTATGCTTTTTAACACTTCATATTTAGTACAGGAGACTCATTATCACTTGTAAAAGATGTCGTTCGATCTCCAACGATAGTTGCGATTCTGGTGACAGTTACTTTTGGTCCTATTCTAGACTTCTAGTATTTAATCAAGTGATCGTTTGGTGTATGTGACTGTCTTATTGGCTTGTGATCTCACAGTTTTTAGTTTTGTGTCTGCAATTGTACGTTAATTGTTCTCTGGTCATATGCATGTTACTTTTAGTAGATTCTTTGTTTCTGGTATTTGAATTAATGCCTCTAATCTGATGTTTGAATTGTGATGGTGACAGGTTTGGAGATTCTTAATTACCTTTGCTGATGTTCTCGAGTTATGGCCTTTTACTCTTGATGAGTTTGTCCAAGCATTTCATGACTATGTGAGCCACCATTGagttattttatttcaaaattatGCTTTCTAATTATTTGTCCATATGTTTTCTGCTGCTCATATACTTCGTACAATTTTGATATTAGGATTCAAGGTTGTTAGGAGAGATCCATGTTGCTCTCTTGAGGTTGATTATCAAAGATATTGAAGATGTTGCAAGGACTCCTACTGGATTAGGAATAAATCAAAATGGTGCTGCTAATCCTGGAGGTGGACACCCACAGATTGTTGAAGGAGTAATCCCCCACTCTCTTCATGGACGCAGTTACTTtgtttgctgattttgatgcttTTTCCTAATATTTCTTGGAACTATCCGTTTCAGGCTTATGCATGGGGCTTTGATATACGGAACTGGCAGCAGCACTTAAGTCTGCTGACATGGCCtgaaatattccgtcaactagCACTCTCTGCTGGATTTGGGCCACAGCTGAAGAAAAGGAGTATCGCATGGTCATACACACCTGATAATCACGAGGTTCTCTTTCAATTCTTTATTATCTTTCTTTGAAAGGAATTTATCTACTGCATCAGTCAAGAGTAGTGTAAAAAAGAAAGCTGaaatttgtatccatagaaGTTTGAATTCAAGTTAAACTGGCATCCTAGACTCCTAGTTCGAAGGAAGAGCGTCAAAACAAGGAAGAGCATCAAAACTTTGATGTTTGGCTTTGCTTAGGTTTGATTTGTTAGTTGAACTCTATGATATGACGAAGTTCAGACTTTGCTTGATGAGAACTACAAAGAAACCCATATGAATTTCATTCATACCTAGCTTGATGACTGGGATTAGTGCAGTGCTCAATGACTTAGTCTTGGACTTAAAGATTGGGCAGTGTGTTCATACTTCACACTAAGCCACCTTATAGATGGCTACTCCTGTGTATATTTTTTTCAATCAAATTAGTACATTCAGACATTAAAGATTTGGAATTTcttctgttttatttttgttgctaAAAGTTGCAAGACTCACAGTACCATTGTTATTACAGGGTAAAGGTTGTCAGGATGCAATTTCTAATCTAAGAAATGGTTCTGCAGCTGTAAATGCATTTGCAGTAATGCAAGAGAAAGGCTTACTGGCTCCACGAAGATCTAGACACCGGTTGACTCCTGGAACTGTAAAGTTTGCAGCTTTTCATGTGCTCTCACTTGAGGGAAATAAGGGACTAACAGTGTTAGATCTTGCAGACAAGATTCAGGTGACTAAAGTTTATTGTTAGCAAAAATGCTGTTGTGAATCTTGTGACAAGAATAGTCTTTTTGGTATTGAGTTTTATGTGCCTCTTTCctgatttctttttatttgtccGTTATCTGTTCTTTTTCTGTAAGAAATCTGGCCTTCGGGACCTGACAACAAGCAAGACTCCTGAAGCGTCAATTTCTGTTGCTTTGACAAGAGATACTAAGCTTTTTGAAAGAATAGCTCCTTCAACATACCGTGTACGAGCTGCTTACAGAAAGGATCCTGATGATGCTGAGGCCATACTTTCTGCAGCCAGgaagaaaattcaaatatttgaaaatGGGATTTTAGCTGCAGAAGATGTCGATGATGTTGAAAGAGATGATGTTGAAAATGATGAGGTTGAAAGAGACGAAGACTCTGAATGTGAAGTTGATGAAGATCCTGAAGTTGATGATTTAGCTACTCCATCAGTTGCAAAGAAATCCCCTGATGATTACAATGAAGTAATTAGTTTCTCAGAAAATGGAAAGGACAGTTTAAGCAATGATGTTGGACTTGCTGTGAAAAATGAGTTTGATAAGGATGTTTTATGCTCCTCATTGACTGGTTCCAAAGATGCATTCTGTCCTAGTGCTTCCTCAAAACAGTGTGTTTTGGGTGCAGATATTAGTACAAGTCATCTTGACCAAGAAAATATGGAGATTGATGAAAGCAAGTCAGGTGAGTCATGGGTTCAAGGACTTACAGAAGGGGAGTATTCTGACCTCAGCGTGGAAGAGCGTCTGAGTGGTCTTGTTGCCTTAATTGGTGTTGCAAATGAAGGAAATACCATTCGTGTTGTTCTCGAGGTAAACATTTCCTTACAAGTTTTTGAAATCAATGTATTACCGTACTTTCTGTGTTAAAACTTCAATTTGACACCAAAATTCAACAGGATCGCTTAGAAGCTGCAAATGCTCTTAAGAAGCAAATGTGGGCAGAGGCACAGCTGGATAAAAGTCGCCTAAAAGAAGAGAATGTTGGtaggttagattttccatctttAATGGGAGGCAAAGCTGAAGTACAAGCTACTGGAGTAGAGGACGGCCTAAGTCCCTTACGGGATGTTGATAACAGGAACATTGATGCATCTCCAGTCACTGCAGAAAATGAAAAGTCAATCCATGGGTCACAAGGTGTTCAGAATCAGCTTAATGGTGTGCATGGTGAAAGGACCTCAGCAGCCCAAGATATCTCCATGGGTTCTGATAATTTTTTGACTCAGCAacttgcatatgcatcaaaaaGGTCGCGCTCACAATTAAAATCGTATATTGCACATAGAGCAGAGGAGATGTTTGCATACAGGTCCCTGCCTCTTGGTCAAGATCGTAGGCATAATCGATACTGGCAATTTGTTGCATCTGCATCAAGACATGACCCTGGTTCAGGCAGAATTTTCATTGAATTGAACAATGGAAGCTGGAGGCTTATTGACACTGAAGAGGTAATGCTTAACAGCTTTTATAATCTGTTTCAGGAGCACTTACTTGTCTGAGTGTTTTGGAGTTTAATTCTGCACAATAAATGTTGTTGGTTATGCAGATTACATTTTATCTTTAGGATAAATTGGCATTGACCCCTTCATCTCTTTTAAGCGAATCAAAGTTGTGTCGGGCATCATGAGCTTCTTAGCAAAGTTGGAAACTTATTATCTTTTTATGCTTGCTAGATTTGACTTGCTGTTTCAGTTGGCAGTATGTCTTAGGTTCTTAAGCCACATTTGTAATAGGTTTTTGTCTGCTTGCTGGCACCATTTTTATGCTTGCTAGTTTTGACATGCTGTTTCAGTTTCTTTTAAGAGTTTCTTTATTATCATAATGTTTTTAATTGATTGTCTGTATAGGCCTTTGATGCTCTTGTTACGTCTTTGGACGCACGCGGGATTAGGGAATCTCATTTACGCTTAATGTTGCAAAAGATTGAGGCATCCTTCAAGGAGAATGTTCAGAAAAATACGCATCGTCCTAACAATGCAGGCCCAAGTAAAAACCATGTTAAAGATGAAGCTGACGAAATGGATTCTAGTCCTGATTTCCCTTCTCATTTTGACAGCCCTGAAAGTGCAGTTTGTGCTTTGAACTCTGATACAGCGCAGACCTCATCTTCTTTCAGAATTGAGCTTGACAGAAGTGAAACTGAGAAAAGGGCTGCCTTGAGAAGGTATCAAGATTTTCAGAAGTGGATGTGGAAAGAATGCTCTAATTCATCTACCTTATGTGCCACGAAATATGGGAAGGAGAGATGCAGACCGCTGTTTGATGTCTGCGATGTCTGCCTCAATTGTTATTACTTTGAGGATTCCCACTGCTATACTTGCCATCAGACTTTTGATGCTTTCAACAGAAATTTTGACTTTGGTGAACATGTAATGCAATGTAAAGAAAAAAGGATGTTGGAACCTTGGAATTTCGATATTCCTTGTACTTCTCTTCCCTTGGCCAGAAGATTGCTCAAGACGTTAATAGCTCTTGTTGAGGTGAGATACTGATGCTTTACACCTTGGGCATCGCTGGCATCTCATGAATCCATGCTTGATGTTTTATTCAGTCTTCATATCACTCACTGTTTGTTCGACAGGTATCTATTCCACCAGAAGCTCTTCAATTGTCTTGGACTGATGACCGTCGAAAGATGTGGGGAGAGAAACTGAATGCATCATCATCAATGGATGAACTTCTTCAGGTTTCTATcctttttcttgtttcattcttATGGTCAACCCTGTATTCTGTTCTAAACTTCTGCAAAGAATGTGttcctggttttttttttttattcttttacaaacaaaatgaaagtaTCACGAGGAAAGATTTATCCATCAAtttcacttgcatttttctAACCAGTACGACCATGGCACCTCATATGTCTATTCCTCAAACTAACTTTTTATATGTTAAGTTACTCATTTTTGTACAAACTTCCTTCCAGATATTGACTCTGGTTGAGACTGCAGTGAAGAAAGACTTTCTGTCATCACACTTTGCAGTGACGGAGGAATTGCTGGGCTCCTGCAAACAGCCAGGGGTTGTTCGCGATTATCTAGCCAGTGGATCCGTTCCTGTACTTCCTtggataccacataccactgcAGCTGTGGCTCTGAGGCTTCTTGAGATAGATTCATCAATTACATATGTAAAGCAAGCGAAAGCTGAGCCCACCACAGACAAGGAAGTGGGAGAATATCTTGTGAGTTTTTCCCATTTTCTCTCTGTAAAGCTTAATGACAGAAAAGCATGTAAATCTTTAAAATACAGCTCTTATGAAATCCCATAGATGTTGAATTGATGTTGGTGGTGTCATACAACTTCCACCGTGTCATTGAACTTACATGTGTTTTTTTCGTCTATAGAATCAACCTATGAGACTTCCGACATCAAGGAGTGAGACTGAACTAACTGAAGCAGGCCTCAATGAATACATGAGGGAAGAAAACAGTACTCACCTGAAAAGTGGACGAAACAGCTTTAGACGTGGTAGAGGAGGTCGAGAGCAAGGGCGCGGTAAAAGGTGGCAGAAAAAAGTGAGTAATCCCAAATCTGTTGCAAGTCGTCAGAACATTAGGGGTAATGAGAATTTGAATCAAGGGTTGAGAACGGTGGGAAAGCGAACGCAGGGACAAGGGAGCGGACGGGGTCGCCGAACTGTTAGAAAGAGGAGAATGAAGAACAGGGCTGTTGAGGGGACACCTCTGGGCCGTGTGAGTGACATGCGCAGCAGCCCTGAGAGTGGAGGAGAATCACCAAGAAACTTGGCTGAGGAATGGGATGATGAAAAGATCGATATGAGAGGTGACGAGCAAGGAGAGGGATTTGAACGAGTAGACGCATTGGAATCAGAAGACGACGACCAAGCAGTGGGATACGAACAAGGAAACTGGGAAATTGGATTTGATGGGACTTCCAGCGGATGGAACGGGGGTTTAGTAGAAGCTAGTGACGACGATATAGATGCTTCAGAAGATGACAATAATGTCATGGAAGAAGTGAGAGATGAAGATTCAGAGGGGGATGTAGATATGAGCGATGCCTCGGACGAAATGCTACCAAACACGATGAGAAACGATGATGGCACAGAATCGGAAAGTTCAGACGACTCTAGTGAATGAAGCTCGAAATCTGAAGTGCCTCTGCGCAACCACCTGATATACCCCGCGGCTGCATACAATTTTAGATAGTGCAGCTTCAGTAGCTGCCCATCCTGATGACGGAAACGGAAATTGATACCGGCCTCCGGTAATCTTGATTTTTTGCTGTTATAATTATTAGATTAAGATTTTCCATTTGATggattaaattgttaaatgGTAGTGTATGGATAGAAGTACTGGATTAGGGGAACTGCAGTAGTTTTGCGGTGTAACGTGTAAGTCAAGTAAGCGTGTAACAAAACCATTTATTTACCTAATGGAAAGGTAAGCAAGTTACTTAAACCGCAAGCAACACATGTTCTttgtattttagttttatttatggAAGATTTTCAAGGACCATTCCTGTAAAAATCACTTCTGCTCGCAATTGCTTTTAGTAGAATAGATTGAACTTCAATTGAATTGTAAGTGTTTCTTGATGATGCACCTAGCACTTTAATTAACACTTTCATAACTCATAAGCACTTTTAAATTCTTCTAAGGAATGAAATCTCAAGCGCTTTGGATAGTGAgaaaaacgtttttaacttcCACAAATCTATCACAAAAGAAACACCATTGACAGAGTCTTTTTTACTTTCTATAATTTCATCCGACTTTCATTGAAACACTCAAAACCAAAACGTCTAAAGACACCCGAATGAAGACATGTTGGCCGATACCTGAAAGGTGACGAAACCACAAAATGTAGGTAATGTGAAAAAATACGAATAAATTAAAACGAGAGAAACAAACAAGAATGAATGCGCAGTGTGCAGATTGGAACTCGTATCCTTGAGATTATTCAATTTTCATGAACATCATCAGCTGTTGAAAGAGACTAAATAAGACTAATTAAGTACTATTTCACACAAGCATTGTCACCAGAAAAAGATGAATTCCAACGGACAGTGTTTTTCTCCCCCGTTGGACTAACATATGTTTAACCTTGCAAAACAAACAAGTAACACAAACATCCCAAGCCATCcaaaaaaatattcacaagcGCCCTGGTTTCGCATAGCACAGCGGCTCGAATTCGAATCAAGCCGGCAAATATTTCTTAATTCCGGCCTTCTGGTCGGGACTCAATCTCGTCGGAAACTTGATGTTGAATTTGATTCTGAGGTTACCCTTCTTGGAGGGGTCCTTTGGTACAGGCATTCCCTCTTTAGGGACTACCTCCTCATAGTTTGGACTGATCACATTGGTGATGGGGATGGTGATGCTCCTTCCATCTAGGGTGGTCAGGTCGACAGTGTAGCCTGTTAGAGCTTCTGCTAGAGTGATCTTCTGCGTGACGACCAAGTCGTTCCCGTCCCTTGTGAATGTGGGGTGTGGTTTCTCATCAATTATGAACACAAGATCGGCAGGAATCATGTTTCCTTGCTCGTTTCCTTTCTCCGGGAACGTGATCTTGGTTCCCTTTTTCCAGCCAGGCTTGATCTCTATGGTTAGGATTTCCTCCACTGGCATTGTCATCCTGCGTAACACAATGAATAAGGTCATTAAAAACCAGACAAATGATTTGAGAAAAAATAGATCATACGAATTGCAATACGACTGACAAGCTATCAAATTAACAGCACGAAAACAAAAGATGACTCGAATGTATTCCTTTAATACTTCATCAAAGATGAGAACATAAAAGACATGTCAAACTAACATTCTGTTTTCCCAATGCGACATTCTAAACTATTCTAATCTACGGAAAAGGAAATTCAAACTTGAGTGCAACGAGACGGGAGCCCTACCAACTAAGCTAAGGCACGTGCGCTACATTAAACTAACGTTAATTTAGAATGCAATACAATGCTGGCATTGTTAAAATTGGTGAATAATTAAACACGAGCACCTACTTTTCCTATAAGATTGAAGGATGATCAAGGAACATGACTAATTGCGCGAAAGGATGAAAAGATGTGCGTAAATCATTTCCCTTCTATAAACTGAGGAAGAATAAAGAACTTACCCGCTTGCATCTGCAATTTCCCTCGAAATCTTCATCTTCTTGGTAGTCCCCTTATAGAGCTCCTCAAGGCTGCAAGGCAACCTCTTCTCTATTGGTTCAGCTTTTCGTGGCGCATGGCTCATGGGCCGGCCTTCTCCGAACGAACTAAACATGTCCTCCCCAAACATTCCACCGAAAGACCTTCCACCCCTCATGCCGCCACCGCCCATTCCACCCATTCCACTTCCCATTCCACCCATGGGGCTCGAAAACCCGAAAATCTCAGCAAAAATGTCGTTGGCGTTTCTGGGGTTGAATCTAAACACATTTGGACCGTCTCCAGTTTGGAAGAAGGTAGCTCCACCGCCAGGCCCACCGGCATCCGGCGGCGGCGGCACTTGGCCTTTCAGCCCTTCTTCTCCGTATTGATCATAGATTGCTCTCTTCTGGGGATCACTCAGAACCtgcaaaattaaaacacacagAATCAGATTCCAGCTTCTGGGTTTAATTTACAATCTAGAAAAAAGTGGCAACgttgatttttcaattgtttgagaaagttttagataaaaaaaaaaaaatgggcttCCTGCAAAAATCTACAGAACGTGAAAAGATTGAATTTTTATGCCGCTTAAGGAattttcacatgaaaaaaataggCAATTTAACTTCGAAGTCCAAAACCCAGATGAAAAATCTTTCCTTATCAGATTAAAAACACAATATTTCAAGCATAACCAATATgaattcttcaaaaaaaaaaaaaaaaaaaaaaaaaaaaaaaaaagcgaaagaacaaaatggtgaagaaattaaaCGAACCTCGTACGCCTCAGAGATTTGTTTGAACTTGGACTCGGCTTCCTTCTTGTTGGTGGGGTTCTTATCAGGGTGCCACTTCATGGCGAGCTTTCTGTAAGCCTTCTTCAAATCGTCGTCGTTGGCATTCTTGTCCACCTGCAGAAGCTTGTAGTAATCCACACCCatctcttccttcttttttctccttgtttttgctttgtaattattaatattttattggtATTATTATTTTCCTGATAAAATCTTTGCG is from Malus sylvestris chromosome 5, drMalSylv7.2, whole genome shotgun sequence and encodes:
- the LOC126622293 gene encoding uncharacterized protein LOC126622293, producing MGVDYYKLLQVDKNANDDDLKKAYRKLAMKWHPDKNPTNKKEAESKFKQISEAYEVLSDPQKRAIYDQYGEEGLKGQVPPPPDAGGPGGGATFFQTGDGPNVFRFNPRNANDIFAEIFGFSSPMGGMGSGMGGMGGGGMRGGRSFGGMFGEDMFSSFGEGRPMSHAPRKAEPIEKRLPCSLEELYKGTTKKMKISREIADASGMTMPVEEILTIEIKPGWKKGTKITFPEKGNEQGNMIPADLVFIIDEKPHPTFTRDGNDLVVTQKITLAEALTGYTVDLTTLDGRSITIPITNVISPNYEEVVPKEGMPVPKDPSKKGNLRIKFNIKFPTRLSPDQKAGIKKYLPA